The Terriglobus tenax genome contains a region encoding:
- a CDS encoding M1 family metallopeptidase has translation MRKALPLALLSLAASLAAQTSLATNSAQPLAERVVAYTIDAQVDPVKHTVDATETLVYRNLTGQRLTSVPFHLYLNAFRPESTFSRETAEGGSVREEEREYPEKRIGAITIASITADGFGDLTKAQRFTAPDDGNMEDRTVMEVPLPHALEPGETITFHIAFHDKFPESIARNGYKRDFMMGGQWFPKVGVFWHGAWNCHQYHATTEFFSDFGTYNVKLTVPENYTVGTTGISTGTTRSSGRKTMSFYAEDVHDFAWAASPRFQETTETYLSGMGPVRIRVLALKSHPDAGPRYAATIRQTMAKFEQWYGPYPYKQITVIDPEPGSGMEGMEYPTLVTGGTSWLEPRWSRLLEVTTEHEFGHQYWYGMVATNEFEEAWLDEGINSYTEVKVMESLFGKDNGILGGRYANLGDRGAQRYEYLLAPDYDPLTRFAYKFRNANSYGGVTYGKTASALLTLEGLIGEATMREAVRNYFTKYRFTHPTTDDFLREVEQTAIATHRVESAGGISPALRFYFHQAVYGTAVLDYAIDQAVSEPVQWWKPEPKDTKSTDYRSTVVVHRKGDFVLPVTVEVRFDDGSSTRLWWDGADRWKKFAFTKRGVKVVSAEVDPDHIVVLDKDQFNNSYRVTPDNTAAHKLTAMMLFLEQCLSQFATWIV, from the coding sequence ATGAGGAAGGCTCTCCCGCTCGCTCTGCTTTCTCTCGCCGCGTCGCTTGCAGCGCAGACATCGCTTGCCACGAATTCCGCACAGCCGCTTGCCGAGCGCGTGGTCGCCTACACCATCGATGCGCAGGTTGACCCCGTAAAGCACACAGTCGATGCAACCGAGACACTTGTCTACCGCAACCTGACCGGCCAGCGGCTGACCAGCGTTCCCTTCCACCTGTACCTGAACGCCTTCCGTCCTGAGTCCACCTTCTCGCGTGAGACCGCCGAGGGTGGCAGCGTGCGTGAGGAAGAGCGCGAGTACCCGGAGAAACGCATCGGCGCCATCACCATTGCCTCCATCACAGCGGATGGTTTCGGAGACCTGACCAAGGCACAGCGTTTCACCGCACCTGACGATGGCAACATGGAAGACCGCACCGTAATGGAGGTTCCGCTGCCGCACGCATTGGAACCAGGCGAGACCATTACCTTCCACATCGCCTTCCATGACAAGTTCCCGGAGTCGATTGCGCGCAACGGCTACAAGCGCGACTTCATGATGGGCGGCCAGTGGTTCCCGAAGGTGGGCGTCTTCTGGCACGGCGCGTGGAACTGTCACCAGTATCACGCCACCACCGAGTTCTTCTCGGACTTCGGCACCTACAACGTGAAGCTGACCGTGCCGGAGAACTACACCGTGGGCACGACCGGGATCTCCACTGGCACCACGCGCAGCAGCGGACGTAAGACGATGAGCTTCTACGCCGAAGATGTACATGACTTTGCCTGGGCTGCTTCTCCACGCTTCCAGGAGACGACCGAGACGTATCTCTCCGGCATGGGCCCGGTACGTATTCGCGTGCTGGCACTGAAGTCGCACCCGGATGCAGGCCCACGCTATGCTGCCACCATCAGGCAGACGATGGCGAAGTTTGAGCAGTGGTATGGCCCGTATCCGTACAAGCAGATCACCGTGATTGATCCCGAGCCAGGCTCCGGCATGGAGGGCATGGAATACCCCACGCTGGTGACGGGCGGCACAAGCTGGCTGGAGCCCAGGTGGTCTCGCCTGCTGGAGGTGACCACCGAACATGAGTTCGGCCACCAGTACTGGTATGGCATGGTGGCTACCAACGAATTTGAAGAGGCATGGCTCGATGAAGGCATCAACTCCTACACCGAGGTGAAGGTGATGGAGTCGCTCTTCGGAAAGGACAACGGCATCCTGGGCGGCCGGTACGCTAACCTGGGAGATCGCGGAGCGCAACGGTATGAGTATCTTCTGGCGCCGGACTATGACCCGCTGACACGCTTTGCCTACAAGTTCCGCAACGCGAACTCCTATGGCGGCGTGACCTATGGCAAGACGGCAAGCGCGCTGCTGACACTGGAAGGGCTGATTGGCGAAGCAACGATGCGTGAGGCCGTACGAAATTACTTCACGAAGTATCGCTTCACGCATCCGACGACAGATGACTTTCTGCGTGAGGTGGAACAGACCGCGATTGCGACGCATCGTGTCGAGTCTGCCGGCGGCATCTCTCCCGCTCTACGCTTCTACTTCCACCAGGCTGTCTACGGTACAGCCGTGCTTGACTACGCTATCGACCAGGCCGTCTCGGAACCCGTGCAATGGTGGAAGCCAGAACCGAAGGACACGAAGAGCACCGACTACCGGAGCACCGTTGTGGTGCATCGCAAGGGCGACTTCGTTCTTCCTGTCACGGTCGAAGTCCGGTTTGACGACGGCAGCAGCACGCGCCTGTGGTGGGATGGCGCTGACCGCTGGAAGAAATTCGCCTTCACCAAACGCGGCGTGAAGGTCGTCTCGGCGGAGGTTGACCCCGACCACATTGTGGTACTCGACAAAGACCAGTTCAACAACAGCTACCGCGTAACGCCGGACAACACCGCCGCGCACAAACTCACCGCCATGATGCTGTTCCTGGAACAGTGCCTCAGCCAGTTCGCCACATGGATCGTATAA
- a CDS encoding citrate synthase, with product MSTTTAAPKGLEGIIAANSGICWIDGEAGVLSYRGIDIHELAPKSTFEETTYLLWFGKLPNKAELADFTQKLAEARSLPPAVIEFLKTVPKDATPMEVLRTATSLLSIYPEGNDPAENAVTHDANVIKAFRLTAQVAMIVASFDRIRKGKPVVEADKSLSHAANFLWMLNGEKPSETATKTMDVALILHADHELNASTFAARVIAATLSDMHSAITGAIGALKGPLHGGANEATMRLLYAIEKAGADPVEYVKDMFARKEKISGFGHRVYKTEDPRATHLRKMSEELSQSTGSKWYGMSREIELYVKGEKKLNANVDFYSASTYTMLGIDIDLFTPIFAVSRISGWAAHVIEQHDDNRLIRPRANYIGPEYPAPYIPLEQR from the coding sequence ATGTCAACGACGACCGCCGCACCGAAAGGCCTGGAAGGCATTATTGCCGCGAACTCTGGTATCTGCTGGATCGACGGAGAAGCCGGTGTTCTTTCCTACCGCGGCATCGACATTCATGAGCTTGCACCGAAGTCTACCTTTGAAGAAACCACCTACCTGCTGTGGTTCGGCAAGCTGCCGAACAAGGCAGAGCTGGCGGACTTCACCCAGAAGCTGGCCGAGGCGCGCTCGCTGCCCCCGGCTGTGATCGAGTTTCTGAAGACGGTACCGAAGGACGCGACTCCGATGGAGGTTCTGCGCACGGCCACCAGCCTGCTGTCGATCTATCCGGAAGGCAATGACCCCGCCGAGAACGCCGTCACGCATGACGCCAACGTGATCAAGGCCTTCCGCCTGACCGCGCAGGTAGCGATGATCGTGGCCAGCTTCGATCGCATTCGAAAAGGAAAACCTGTGGTCGAGGCGGATAAATCGCTCTCGCATGCCGCGAACTTCCTGTGGATGCTGAATGGCGAGAAACCCTCCGAGACCGCCACCAAGACCATGGACGTGGCCCTGATCCTCCACGCCGACCACGAACTGAACGCTTCTACCTTCGCCGCCCGGGTCATCGCGGCAACCCTCTCAGACATGCACTCCGCTATTACCGGCGCCATCGGCGCTCTGAAGGGGCCCCTGCACGGCGGCGCCAACGAGGCCACGATGCGCCTGTTGTACGCCATCGAAAAGGCCGGTGCGGACCCAGTCGAGTACGTCAAGGACATGTTCGCCCGCAAGGAAAAGATCTCCGGCTTTGGCCATCGCGTCTACAAGACCGAAGATCCGCGCGCCACGCACCTGCGCAAGATGAGCGAGGAGCTGTCCCAGTCCACCGGAAGCAAGTGGTACGGCATGTCGCGCGAGATTGAGCTGTATGTAAAGGGCGAGAAGAAGCTGAACGCGAATGTGGACTTCTATTCCGCCAGCACCTACACCATGCTGGGCATTGACATTGACCTGTTCACGCCGATTTTCGCGGTCTCGCGTATCTCCGGCTGGGCGGCGCATGTGATTGAACAGCATGACGATAACCGTCTGATCCGGCCGCGCGCCAACTACATCGGGCCGGAGTATCCGGCACCGTATATTCCGCTGGAACAGCGCTAA
- a CDS encoding glycoside hydrolase family 57 protein: protein MHSHLPYVVNHGTWPHGMEWLHEAAAETYLPLLRVLGRLEKDGLALKANVNLSPILLEQLSHPVFKAEFPKYLDRKITAATEDEAFFLQGGETHYAETARFWQAFFQEALDDFHALGGDIIKGFRHFNDKGLIEIITCGATHGYMPLLGTDESVRAQVRTAVDAHKRHIGKHPRGIWAPECGYRPAGFWNYPVPDDDGTTHKGFDRIGVEQALSESKIEYFFVDTHLVEESERIPSPYELLNGQVPRDEATIRMTHENHRGLYQPYYVDGPYDKRYATTIFPRDPRTGVQVWSGDTGYPGDGSYLDFHKKRWPGGHRYWRVTGPKLDMAFKQPYYPQEAAEKVKEHAGHFVHLVYEALKDGFNDTIPPILCAPFDAELFGHWWFEGPLWLEAVARTLAEYPTGIELISCSDYLDKYPRAGFISMHEGSWGAEGTNHVWMNPDTSWTYNHIYPAELYTREVATADKWKDGALGERIMKQLCRELLLLESSDWQFLITTGAARDYAEKRFNVHNEQFLEVKAIWQAFEQNGSLNETEDRRLSELEIRDSVFPDIHPEYWAAGAKAS, encoded by the coding sequence TTGCACTCCCACCTGCCCTATGTGGTGAACCACGGTACGTGGCCCCATGGCATGGAGTGGCTCCACGAAGCAGCAGCTGAGACGTATCTTCCGCTGCTTCGCGTCCTCGGACGGCTGGAGAAGGACGGGCTCGCACTGAAGGCGAATGTAAACCTTTCGCCCATTCTGCTGGAGCAGCTATCCCACCCGGTCTTCAAGGCCGAGTTCCCCAAATATCTGGACCGGAAGATCACCGCCGCAACGGAAGATGAAGCCTTTTTCCTGCAGGGTGGCGAGACCCACTATGCGGAGACCGCCCGTTTCTGGCAGGCCTTCTTCCAGGAGGCTCTCGACGACTTCCACGCCCTTGGCGGCGACATCATCAAAGGCTTCCGTCACTTCAATGACAAGGGCCTGATTGAGATCATTACCTGCGGCGCGACACATGGATACATGCCGCTGCTGGGGACCGATGAAAGCGTCCGCGCACAGGTCCGCACCGCTGTGGATGCGCACAAGCGTCACATCGGCAAGCATCCGCGCGGCATCTGGGCTCCGGAGTGCGGCTACCGCCCCGCCGGTTTCTGGAACTACCCCGTCCCGGATGACGACGGCACCACGCACAAGGGCTTTGACCGCATTGGCGTGGAACAGGCACTGAGCGAGTCGAAGATCGAGTACTTCTTCGTCGACACGCACCTGGTGGAAGAGTCCGAGCGCATTCCTTCTCCCTATGAATTGCTGAACGGGCAGGTGCCTCGCGACGAAGCCACCATCCGCATGACGCACGAGAACCACCGCGGGCTGTACCAGCCCTATTATGTCGATGGTCCGTACGACAAGCGTTATGCCACCACCATCTTTCCGCGCGACCCGCGCACCGGCGTCCAGGTGTGGTCCGGAGACACCGGTTACCCGGGCGACGGCAGCTACCTGGACTTCCATAAGAAGCGCTGGCCCGGCGGCCACCGCTACTGGCGCGTGACCGGACCGAAGCTGGACATGGCCTTCAAGCAGCCTTACTACCCGCAGGAAGCCGCGGAGAAGGTGAAGGAGCACGCCGGCCACTTCGTCCACCTGGTGTATGAGGCTCTGAAAGACGGTTTCAATGACACCATTCCGCCGATTCTCTGCGCTCCGTTTGACGCCGAGCTCTTCGGCCACTGGTGGTTTGAAGGTCCGCTGTGGCTGGAGGCCGTGGCACGCACGCTGGCCGAATATCCCACTGGCATCGAACTGATCTCCTGCTCGGACTACCTGGACAAGTATCCCCGCGCCGGTTTCATCTCCATGCACGAGGGAAGCTGGGGAGCCGAGGGCACCAACCATGTGTGGATGAACCCGGATACGAGCTGGACCTACAACCACATCTATCCGGCGGAGTTGTACACCCGCGAGGTGGCAACAGCCGACAAGTGGAAGGACGGAGCCCTGGGCGAGCGCATTATGAAGCAGCTTTGCCGTGAGCTTCTGCTGCTGGAGTCTTCCGACTGGCAGTTCCTGATCACCACCGGAGCGGCGCGCGACTATGCCGAGAAACGCTTCAACGTCCACAACGAGCAGTTCCTCGAGGTGAAAGCCATCTGGCAGGCCTTTGAACAGAACGGCTCGCTGAACGAGACGGAAGATCGCCGCCTTTCGGAGCTTGAGATCCGGGACTCAGTCTTCCCGGATATTCATCCGGAGTACTGGGCCGCTGGAGCCAAGGCGAGCTAG
- a CDS encoding DinB family protein has translation MKTRILAIAMAAVCSATMFGQMPAAAPSGPVEPAKAADFLVSGAEKDFISLLEAMPADKYSFAPSASLFKAPESVDFKGVRTFAQLVTHTVQANYFYWAPVLGEKLDQEKIAAIGKLTDKDAIVKAAKESMEYGHKAAASITAANAFEGAGRGAASTKLISLAGGVIHIRDEYGQMVVWGRMVGVVPPASAGRPAANPTNK, from the coding sequence ATGAAGACCAGGATCCTCGCGATTGCGATGGCCGCTGTGTGTAGTGCAACCATGTTCGGGCAGATGCCCGCTGCCGCGCCCTCCGGCCCGGTGGAACCGGCCAAGGCCGCCGACTTCCTCGTCTCCGGCGCGGAGAAGGACTTCATCAGCCTGCTGGAAGCCATGCCGGCCGACAAGTACAGCTTTGCCCCCTCGGCCAGCCTGTTCAAGGCCCCGGAGTCGGTCGACTTCAAAGGCGTGCGCACCTTCGCGCAACTGGTCACGCACACCGTGCAGGCCAACTACTTTTACTGGGCTCCGGTACTGGGCGAGAAACTCGACCAGGAGAAGATCGCCGCCATCGGTAAACTCACCGACAAGGACGCCATCGTGAAGGCCGCCAAGGAGTCCATGGAGTACGGCCACAAGGCCGCCGCTTCCATCACCGCCGCCAACGCCTTTGAGGGCGCGGGCCGTGGCGCTGCCTCCACCAAACTCATCTCGCTCGCCGGTGGCGTCATCCACATCCGCGACGAATATGGCCAGATGGTTGTCTGGGGCCGCATGGTCGGCGTCGTACCCCCCGCCAGCGCCGGACGTCCGGCTGCGAACCCCACCAACAAATAA
- a CDS encoding BON domain-containing protein, with the protein MNLDRMHNTFLIAGLSLVLAMAATGCKKADAPAAPDDNALASSIQSKISGDSALSTEQIQVGVAGGVATLSGNVSNAAAKTLASNDAATVAGVKTVINNLNVAEPAPAPVAAVEPPPVKVERAPKPKPVVIERKPAPAPAPAPAPAPVHTTLAPVVQGPPPPPPAPTTKTVTVAAGTFLPVRITQGLDSATTQTGDSFTGVVSNDIIVDGWVALRQGTPVSGRVVEAKDAAHFKGSSLLTIELTSISKRGERIAVSTESFSKEGTGRGKNTATKAGVGAAAGAILGGIFGGGKGAAIGAAAGGAGGVGVNAITKGQQVQIPSETLIRFRLTNAFSVTATPAGAGSDGSSSRRPMQE; encoded by the coding sequence ATGAATCTTGACCGTATGCACAACACATTTCTCATCGCAGGCCTGAGCCTGGTACTGGCCATGGCGGCCACCGGATGCAAAAAGGCCGACGCTCCGGCTGCTCCGGACGATAACGCCCTTGCCTCTTCGATCCAGAGCAAGATCAGCGGCGACTCCGCCCTGAGCACCGAACAGATCCAGGTCGGCGTGGCCGGTGGTGTGGCCACCCTGAGCGGCAACGTCAGCAATGCCGCCGCCAAGACCCTGGCCTCCAACGATGCCGCCACCGTCGCGGGCGTCAAAACCGTGATCAACAACCTGAACGTGGCTGAGCCAGCCCCGGCTCCCGTGGCTGCTGTTGAGCCGCCTCCGGTCAAGGTGGAGAGAGCTCCCAAGCCGAAGCCGGTTGTGATTGAGCGCAAGCCAGCGCCTGCTCCCGCACCGGCCCCGGCGCCAGCTCCGGTCCATACTACCCTGGCTCCGGTTGTTCAGGGCCCGCCGCCTCCGCCGCCGGCCCCCACCACCAAGACCGTGACGGTTGCAGCCGGCACCTTCCTTCCGGTACGTATTACACAGGGTCTGGATTCGGCCACCACGCAGACGGGTGACTCCTTCACCGGTGTTGTCTCCAACGACATCATTGTGGATGGCTGGGTCGCTCTTCGCCAGGGAACCCCGGTCAGCGGCCGCGTGGTCGAGGCCAAGGATGCGGCTCACTTCAAGGGCAGCTCGCTGCTGACCATTGAGCTGACCAGCATCTCCAAGCGCGGCGAGCGCATTGCCGTCTCCACCGAGAGCTTCAGCAAGGAAGGCACTGGCCGCGGCAAGAACACGGCCACCAAGGCTGGCGTAGGCGCAGCCGCGGGCGCAATCCTGGGCGGCATTTTCGGCGGCGGCAAGGGCGCTGCAATTGGAGCCGCTGCGGGCGGTGCCGGCGGTGTGGGCGTCAATGCCATCACCAAGGGCCAGCAGGTGCAGATTCCTTCGGAAACGCTGATCCGCTTCCGCCTGACGAATGCCTTCTCCGTCACCGCCACGCCGGCGGGCGCGGGCAGCGATGGATCTTCGTCGCGTCGTCCCATGCAGGAGTAA
- a CDS encoding YtxH domain-containing protein, translated as MAENENGSNGIGWFLAGLGIGALVGVLYAPKSGKETREELVLSAKEARDKANQYVEKGKEQLDEYVDRSRQYYERGRNQWTEYVEKGKGFVHEQQDKVAAAVEAGKQAYVKTTAEPSSEPTA; from the coding sequence ATGGCAGAGAATGAAAATGGCTCGAACGGAATTGGCTGGTTTCTTGCAGGTCTGGGCATCGGTGCGCTGGTAGGTGTGCTCTACGCGCCTAAGTCCGGCAAGGAGACCCGTGAGGAGCTTGTGCTCTCCGCCAAGGAAGCCCGGGACAAGGCCAACCAGTATGTGGAGAAGGGCAAAGAACAGCTGGACGAATACGTGGACCGCAGCCGCCAGTACTACGAGCGTGGCCGCAACCAGTGGACCGAGTATGTGGAGAAGGGCAAAGGCTTTGTCCATGAGCAGCAGGACAAGGTAGCCGCCGCGGTTGAGGCGGGCAAGCAGGCCTACGTCAAGACCACTGCCGAACCCTCCAGCGAGCCCACGGCGTAA
- a CDS encoding cysteine desulfurase family protein: MRRVYLDANATTQVLPEVLETMLPFYTQRFGNASSIHQPGQQARAAVEQARNAVAALLKCRAAEVVFTSGGTESDNLALFGTLQVATEINRGDHLITSAIEHHAILNAAEELERRGVEVTILRPDSAGVIQPETLRSAMRENTRLVSIMMANNETGVIQPIKELAAIAHEGNALFHTDAVQAAGKLAIDVKALGVDLLSISGHKMYAPQGTGALYVRRGLHLRPLLYGGSHERQRRAGTENLPGIAGLGRAAEIARGFLESGGTAELARLRDKLEAGILASVPQVEVNGAGAERVVNTTNLYFAHLEAEALVIAMDLKGVAVSGGSACQSGATDPSHVLLAMGLSPERSRASIRFSLSRTTTEEEIDAVLAVVPEVVARLRSLSPAWQQALAVPA, encoded by the coding sequence ATGCGCCGGGTTTATCTGGATGCCAACGCGACCACACAGGTGCTGCCGGAAGTTCTGGAGACGATGCTCCCCTTCTATACGCAGCGCTTCGGGAATGCGTCGTCGATCCACCAGCCGGGACAGCAGGCCCGGGCCGCCGTGGAGCAGGCGCGCAATGCCGTTGCCGCGCTGCTGAAATGCCGCGCCGCGGAGGTCGTCTTTACCAGCGGTGGCACCGAGAGCGACAACCTGGCCCTGTTCGGCACCCTGCAGGTTGCAACCGAGATCAATCGCGGCGATCACCTGATCACCAGCGCGATCGAACACCATGCCATTCTGAACGCCGCCGAGGAGCTGGAGCGCCGGGGCGTCGAGGTGACCATCCTGCGTCCGGACAGTGCGGGCGTCATCCAGCCGGAGACACTGCGCTCCGCCATGCGGGAAAATACGCGGCTGGTCTCCATCATGATGGCCAACAATGAAACCGGCGTGATTCAGCCGATCAAAGAGCTGGCTGCCATTGCGCATGAGGGCAACGCCCTGTTCCATACCGACGCCGTGCAGGCCGCGGGTAAGCTGGCCATCGATGTGAAAGCGCTGGGCGTGGACCTGCTGTCGATCTCCGGCCATAAGATGTACGCCCCGCAGGGCACCGGAGCGTTGTACGTGCGTCGTGGGCTGCACCTGCGTCCGCTGCTGTATGGCGGCAGCCATGAGCGCCAGCGCCGCGCCGGGACGGAGAACCTTCCGGGCATCGCCGGCCTGGGCCGCGCGGCGGAGATTGCCCGTGGTTTTCTGGAAAGCGGTGGTACGGCAGAGCTTGCCCGCCTGCGCGACAAGCTGGAGGCCGGCATTCTGGCCTCCGTACCGCAGGTGGAGGTCAACGGAGCAGGCGCGGAACGCGTGGTGAACACCACCAACCTGTACTTCGCGCACCTGGAGGCCGAAGCCCTGGTGATCGCGATGGATCTGAAGGGCGTGGCTGTCAGCGGCGGCTCGGCCTGCCAGTCCGGAGCCACGGACCCGTCGCATGTGCTTCTGGCCATGGGACTTTCGCCGGAACGCTCGCGTGCCAGCATCCGCTTCTCGCTCTCGCGGACGACGACCGAAGAGGAAATCGACGCTGTTCTGGCCGTGGTGCCGGAGGTGGTGGCGCGGCTGCGGTCGCTCTCGCCCGCGTGGCAACAGGCGCTGGCTGTTCCGGCATAA
- a CDS encoding SixA phosphatase family protein, whose protein sequence is MNLYLLRHASAGTRRVNPLLDTRRPLDKEGKKQCLQLGHVLNGMRLHFDLIVSSPLKRSLQTASLIGMETGYDASVLLSNALAPGATFADFQKLLSECAEAENLLVVGHNPNLTQFLGSLIAMPKPARVRLRKGSIARVNYDRSSGILQWLLDPRTVRALYTASTTSSRRKISRK, encoded by the coding sequence ATGAACCTTTATCTGCTTCGCCATGCAAGCGCCGGAACCCGCCGTGTGAATCCCCTGCTGGACACGCGCCGCCCTCTCGACAAAGAGGGTAAGAAGCAGTGCCTGCAGCTTGGCCATGTGCTGAACGGCATGCGGCTGCACTTTGACCTGATCGTCTCAAGCCCGTTGAAGCGCAGCCTGCAGACGGCCTCACTGATCGGCATGGAGACCGGCTACGACGCCTCGGTTCTGCTGTCGAACGCTCTGGCTCCCGGCGCAACCTTTGCCGACTTCCAGAAGCTGCTGAGCGAATGCGCCGAGGCTGAGAACCTGCTGGTGGTGGGCCACAACCCCAACCTGACGCAGTTCCTTGGCTCATTGATTGCCATGCCGAAGCCGGCGCGTGTGCGCCTCAGGAAGGGCTCCATTGCGCGCGTCAATTATGACCGCAGCTCAGGCATCCTGCAGTGGCTGCTGGATCCGCGCACCGTACGCGCGCTTTATACGGCTTCGACGACAAGTTCACGGCGGAAGATCTCGCGGAAGTAA
- the mnmA gene encoding tRNA 2-thiouridine(34) synthase MnmA translates to MSEQETIAVAMSGGVDSSTVAAMLRAEGHTVVGLTLQLWNQRRLSGHEGMPEAVQGRCCSIDDVYDARRVAEQIGIPYYVVNQEERFERDVVKPFVSEYLRGRTPIPCTLCNNHLKFDQLLLTARSIGADRIATGHYARNDYDPARDRWILKRPADKAKDQTYFLFGLTQEQLSRTMFPLGHMTKPEVRDLAEGYELALAKKPDSQEICFIPGGDYKLFMEAYLEEQEQTLPDTAGELVTSTGQVVGAHEGVHHFTVGQRKGIQQRLKGHQPNPFYVLQIDPASHQVTVGTEDELLTKVMHVGEMNWISLPALTEPMRVQAKIRHRHEPAWATIQPVGDGEVEAIFDEPQRAVTPGQSAVFYQDDEVVGGGWIR, encoded by the coding sequence ATGAGCGAGCAGGAGACCATTGCCGTTGCGATGTCGGGAGGAGTGGACTCCTCGACCGTTGCGGCCATGCTGCGCGCCGAGGGGCACACCGTTGTTGGCCTGACACTGCAACTGTGGAACCAGCGCCGTCTCTCCGGGCATGAGGGCATGCCGGAGGCTGTGCAGGGGCGCTGTTGCTCGATTGACGATGTCTACGACGCGCGACGTGTCGCTGAGCAGATCGGTATTCCCTACTACGTGGTCAACCAGGAAGAGCGCTTTGAGCGCGACGTGGTGAAGCCCTTTGTCAGCGAGTACCTGCGCGGGCGCACGCCGATTCCCTGTACGCTGTGCAACAACCATCTGAAGTTTGACCAGTTGCTGCTGACGGCACGTTCCATTGGGGCCGACCGCATCGCCACCGGCCATTACGCGCGCAACGACTATGACCCAGCGCGCGACCGGTGGATTCTGAAGCGCCCGGCCGACAAGGCCAAGGACCAGACCTACTTCCTGTTTGGACTGACGCAGGAACAGCTTTCGCGGACGATGTTCCCTCTGGGCCACATGACCAAGCCCGAGGTGCGCGACCTGGCCGAGGGCTACGAGTTGGCGCTGGCCAAGAAGCCCGACTCGCAGGAGATCTGCTTTATCCCCGGCGGCGACTACAAGCTGTTTATGGAAGCCTACCTGGAAGAGCAGGAGCAGACGCTGCCCGACACAGCCGGCGAGCTGGTTACCAGCACCGGACAGGTAGTGGGAGCGCACGAGGGCGTCCATCACTTTACGGTGGGACAGCGCAAGGGCATCCAGCAGCGACTGAAGGGCCATCAGCCGAATCCGTTCTATGTGCTGCAGATTGATCCGGCATCGCACCAGGTGACGGTCGGCACGGAAGACGAGTTGCTGACGAAGGTGATGCACGTGGGGGAGATGAACTGGATTTCCCTTCCTGCACTCACTGAACCGATGCGGGTGCAGGCAAAGATTCGCCATCGCCATGAACCGGCGTGGGCGACAATTCAACCCGTCGGCGACGGCGAAGTGGAAGCGATCTTTGACGAGCCGCAGCGCGCTGTAACGCCGGGCCAGTCCGCGGTGTTCTACCAGGACGATGAGGTTGTAGGCGGCGGCTGGATCCGCTAG
- a CDS encoding class I SAM-dependent methyltransferase produces MNAKPNFDRIAKPYRWMEWLSFGPLLHRARTAWLEDLSHARSALVLGDGDGRFTRDLLAFNPQVHAHAVDLSAGMLAQLRLRCAPYADRVRTTHCDAMEFVPDTRYDLVTTHFFLDCLTRQQVEQLIRTLLPALTTDAMWLVSDFDIPQQGVGRPVAAALVPSLYAAFRVMTGLRTRQIPDYATALQQAGFDLMQRREIFAGLILSSEYKRTRKA; encoded by the coding sequence GTGAACGCCAAACCCAACTTCGATCGCATTGCCAAGCCATACCGTTGGATGGAGTGGCTGAGCTTTGGCCCGCTGCTGCACCGCGCACGCACGGCGTGGCTGGAAGACCTGAGCCATGCGCGCAGCGCCCTCGTACTCGGCGATGGCGACGGGCGCTTTACGCGCGACCTGCTGGCCTTCAATCCGCAGGTCCACGCGCATGCCGTTGACCTGAGTGCGGGCATGCTGGCACAGCTCCGCCTGCGTTGCGCCCCGTATGCGGACCGCGTGCGTACCACGCACTGCGATGCGATGGAGTTTGTACCGGATACGCGATATGACCTGGTGACGACGCACTTCTTTCTGGACTGCCTTACGCGGCAGCAGGTGGAGCAATTGATCCGAACGCTGCTACCGGCGCTGACAACGGATGCCATGTGGCTGGTCAGCGACTTTGACATTCCGCAACAAGGCGTGGGGCGGCCTGTCGCCGCAGCGCTTGTACCGTCACTGTACGCTGCGTTTCGCGTGATGACGGGGCTGCGCACGCGGCAGATTCCTGATTACGCTACGGCGCTGCAACAGGCAGGCTTTGACCTGATGCAACGAAGAGAGATTTTTGCCGGACTCATTCTTTCGAGCGAATACAAACGGACGCGCAAGGCATAG